The stretch of DNA GCTGCACGACACATTCCTGCAAAGCGTGCAAGGGCTGATGCTGCGCGTGCAAACGCTGCTCAAGCGGTTGCCGCCCGACGGCGAGGCCTATCAACTGGTGGAGAAGATCCTCAACCAGGCCGACCAGGTGCTGGCCGAAGGCCGCAACCAGGTGCGCGGCCTGCGCAGCGTGCCGCACCTCGACGACCTGCCGCACATGTTCGGCGAACTGGGACAGCACCTGCGCGAAGAACACGCGGCTGACTTTGCGCTGATCGTCACCGGCCAACAGGCCACATTGACCGAGTCCGCGCGCGAGCACCTGTACCATATTGGCCGTGAAGCGCTGCTGAACGCCTTCCGCCACTCCGGCGCCAGCCGCATCGAGCTGGAACTGGGCTATGCGGCCGAACACTTCACGCTGGTGGTGCGCGACGATGGCCGTGGCATTGATGAAAAGGTGCTGGCGGCCGGCGAACTGCCCGGCCACTGGGGCCTGATCGGCATGCGCGAACGGGCGATGAAAATCGATGCGGCGCTGGATTTGTGGTGCCGTCCCGGCATGGGCACGGTGGCGCAGGTCAGCGCGCCGGGAGCGGCCGTCTATGAACGCAAGCCGGGCGCGCTGCGGCGCTGGCTGATGCGCGAGGCCGCGTAGTTATTGGATTACTGGATCACGCCGCAGGAATGCAGGTCCAGGATGCCGCGTTCGATGGCCAGCGTGACCGCGTGCGTGCGGTCGCTGGCATTCAGCTTGGCCAGGATGCTTTTCATGTGCACCTTGACGGTTTCTTCTGAAATCGCCAGATGCATGCCGATGCGCTTGTTGCTCTGGCCTCCGGCCACCAGCTGCAGCACCTCGGTCTCCCGTTTGCTCAACGCCCCTTCGTGCCAGTGTTCTGCGATGCCGCTGGCCACCGCCGCCGGAATGCTGCGGCGGCCCTGGTGCACGGTGCGAATCGTCGCCAGCAGCTCCTTGCGCAGCATGCTCTTGAGAAGATAGCCGGCGGCGCCGGCGGCGATGGCGCGCTGCGCCAGTACGTCGCCCTCGTAGGTTGTCAGCACCACGATGCGGGCGTTGGGAAATTCCTTGCGGATGGCGATGGTGGCGTCGATGCCGTTCATGTCCGGCATCTGGATGTCCATCAGCGTGACGTCAGGCTGCAGGCGGCGGTAAGCCTCCACGGCTTGCACGCCGTTGGTGGCCTCCTCCAGCAGCTGCATGTCTTCCTCGTCGGCGATCACGCTGGCTATGCCTTCGCGGAACATCGGGTGGTCGTCCACGCTCAGGATCTTGATCGGGGCATTCATTGGCGTCTCGTACATCGTGGATGAAATTCTGGCTTCTAGCGTAAGGATGCCACAGGCGCAAGGGTCTGGCTATACCTCCATCTAGGGATGGCCATCCTCCCGGATCGGGGCGTGGCAAACGCGCTGGAAAAGCTTAATCTTCTAGTCACCAGTTTTTCAATTTAGGAGAGTGACATGCGAGTGGATACCCGATCCTGGCCTCAGTCCGCCGTCGGCGGCACCGGTAACACCAACGGCATCGTCCAGCAAGGCGATAAAGTCCATGTGCTGATCGCACATGCGGACCCGATCGTCAACGCCGGCCTGGCCGCCCTTTTGGGCGCCAACAGCGATATGCAGATCACCGTTGCCAGCAGCGAGGCGGCCAGCCTTGGCGGCGCCGACGTGATCGTCCTCGATCACCGCAACGGCCTGGAACACATGCGCCGCGCCGCCAACGCCCACCACGGCGACAGCCAGCCGCGCGTGCTGATCGTGACCCAGCTGGAACGCGAATGGGAAGTGCGTACCGCGATGATGGCGGGCGTGCACGGCTACCTGCTGCAAAACTCGGATGCGGAACAACTGCTGACCGCCGTGCGCACCCTGAGCCGCGGCATGCGCTACCTGAGCGCGGACCTGAGCCGCTGCGTGGCCGACAGCTTTACCCGCATCGGCCTGACCAGCCGAGAGACCGACGTGCTGCAGCTGCTGGCCCAGGGCCAGTGCAACAAGTCGATCGCGCGTGAGCTGGGCATCGGCGTCGGCACCGTCAAGACCCACGTCAAAGGCCTGTTTGACAAGCTTGGTGCGACGGCACGCACCCACGCCGTGGTCCTTGCCACCCGGCGCGGCCTGGTGGGCGATTCGGCCGCCACGCCAGCGCACTAACGCATTAACCGTTGTCTAATATGGCAGATCCCCTGTAAAATCAGGGGATGCATGCCCCGACCATCACCATGAGCACTCCACATCGCCAGACGCGTTATCAACGCGTCATGATGTTCTTCGTGCTGATGTTCCTGGCGCTGCAGCTGATCGGCGCGAGTTCGCATACCCACGCCTACACCGATCATGAGCCGGATTGCGCGGCCTGCTCGGTGGTTCATCTGCCTGCCGGCGGCGTACCGCCCGCCACCTTGCTGGTGGCCCCGGTCGCACTGCAAGGCGGCAGCCTGCCGGTGCTGGCGCCACGCACCGTGGTGCGCGCCGCGCAAACCAGCTACCTCACGCCACCATCTCACGCGCCGCCCGGCGT from Duganella dendranthematis encodes:
- a CDS encoding response regulator transcription factor is translated as MNAPIKILSVDDHPMFREGIASVIADEEDMQLLEEATNGVQAVEAYRRLQPDVTLMDIQMPDMNGIDATIAIRKEFPNARIVVLTTYEGDVLAQRAIAAGAAGYLLKSMLRKELLATIRTVHQGRRSIPAAVASGIAEHWHEGALSKRETEVLQLVAGGQSNKRIGMHLAISEETVKVHMKSILAKLNASDRTHAVTLAIERGILDLHSCGVIQ
- a CDS encoding LuxR C-terminal-related transcriptional regulator, whose translation is MRVDTRSWPQSAVGGTGNTNGIVQQGDKVHVLIAHADPIVNAGLAALLGANSDMQITVASSEAASLGGADVIVLDHRNGLEHMRRAANAHHGDSQPRVLIVTQLEREWEVRTAMMAGVHGYLLQNSDAEQLLTAVRTLSRGMRYLSADLSRCVADSFTRIGLTSRETDVLQLLAQGQCNKSIARELGIGVGTVKTHVKGLFDKLGATARTHAVVLATRRGLVGDSAATPAH